In Podospora pseudopauciseta strain CBS 411.78 chromosome 2 map unlocalized CBS411.78m_2, whole genome shotgun sequence, the genomic stretch CGCTCTCGAGCCCAATCTCGAGGGCGGTACCATGGCGACTTTCCAGGCCGAAAACATGGAACCTGGcaaggccaagggcaagggtcGCGCCGGTGGTCGACTCAAGAAGTCcaaggagcagaagcaggCAGAGAAGGACAGTGCCGAAGCTGCCCAGGCCGCTCTCGATGCCGGGAAGGAGCTTCccaccaaggaggagacgagCAAGATTCGACTCAAGATCACCAAACAGCCCGTCACCGATTccgagaaggacaaggaaaCCAAGGAGCCCAAGGACTccaagaaggaaaaggtggTCGAGGAGCCAAAGGATCCGTTGGAGATGCGGTTCCAGTCCAAGGGCTTTAACCAGATCTACGACCAGATCTGGCGTGACCTTGCCCGGAAGGATGTCAACAAGGTCTACAGGCTCGCCACTGACTCATATTCCACCAAGGCATCCAACCTCAAGAAGACCGCCATTTTGGCGTCCAAGGAAGCAAAGCGATGGCAGCTCCGCACCAACAAGGGTACCAAAGACCTTCAAGCTCGTGCCAAGCGTGTCATGAGAGACATGATGGGCTTCTGGAAACGGAACGAACGCGAGGAGCGCGACCTCCGCAAGGCCGCCGAGAAACAGGAGCTCGAGAAcgcgaagaaggaggaagccgaCCGTGAAGCGGCTCGTCAAAAGAGGAAGCTCAACTTCCTGATCTCGCAGACCGAAATCTACTCTCACTTCATTggcaagaagatcaagacaAACGAGGTGGAGCGCAGCACGGACCGACCCGAGATTGCTGATGCGGACCAAAACCAAATCCCCGAAACGTCGCTTGATATCGAGGAGCCTACTGGTCCGGTTGGCTCCAAGGTTACCAACTTTGAAAATCTTGATTTCGACGAGGCCGATGAATCGACCCTCAAGGCTGCGGCCATGGCCAATGCGCAGAACGCCATTGAGGAAGCGCAAAAGAAGGCGCGGGACTTCAACAAGGACGCCAACCtggacgaggatggagagatgAACTTCCAGAACCCCACTGGTATGGGCGATGTGGAGATTGACCAGCCGAAGCTGCTCAACTGCCAGCTGAAGGAATATCAGCTCAAGGGTCTCAATTGGCTCGTCAATCTGTACGAGCAAGGCATCAACGGCATCCTCGCCGACGAAATGGGTCTGGGCAAGACTGTACAGTCCATCTCTGTCATGGCCTACCTCGCCGAGAAGTACGACATTTGGGGTCCGTTCCTTGTCGTTGCGCCGGCTTCTACTCTGCACAACTGGCAACAGGAAATCACCAAGTTCGTCCCAGAGTTCAAGGTGCTGCCATATTGGGGCACCGCTGCCGACCGCAAGGTGCTCCGAAAGTTCTGGGATCGAAAGCACACCACCTACAAGAAGGACGCTGCTTTCCACGTCATGATCACGTCGTACCAGCTTGTCGTGTCCGATGTCGCCTATTTCCAAAAGATGAAGTGGCAGTATATGATCCTCGACGAGGCCCAAGCCATCAAGAGCTCTTCGAGCTCCCGTTGGAAGTGCTTGCTGAGTTTCCACTGCCGCAACCGACTTCTGTTGACCGGTACTCCTATTCAGAACAACATGCAGGAACTTTGGGCCCTCTTGCATTTCATCATGCCGTCCTTGTTTGACTCCCACGACGAGTTCAGCGAATGGTTCTCAAAGGACATCGAATCTCATGCGCAgagcaacaccaagctcaaccAGGACCAGCTGAAGCGTTTGCACATGATTCTCAAGCCATTCATGCTTCGTCGTGTCAAGAAGCATGTCCAAAAGGAATTGGGCGACAAGATTGAACTCGATGTCTTTTGCGATCTGACCTACCGCCAGCGTGCCTTGTATTCGAGCCTTCGCAACCAGATCAGCATTCTTGACCTCATTGAGAAGGCGACCATGGGCGACGACGATTCTTCTAGCTTGATGAATCTCGTTATGCAGTTCCGAAAGGTCTGCAACCACCCCGATCTTTTCGAGAGGGCCGATACCAAGTCGCCATTCTCTTTCGGCTACTTTGCCGAGACGGCCTCTTTTGTCAGAGAGGGCACAAACGTATCAGTTGGTTACTCTGTTCGCAGTTTGATCGACTACGACTTGCCCCGCTTGGTGTGGCAAGAGGGCGGGCGCCTGGACAAGCCCGGGCCTGATAACGCGGTTGCTGGTTTCCGGAGAAAGTACACTGGCGAGCTGTTGAACATTTGGACACCGGAGAACATTCGTGATAGCGTTTCGAATGCCGATCACTTTTCATGGCTTCGATTTGCGGACGCTAGCCCGCAAGAAGCCTACCAGGCTAGTCATCGAGGACTGTTCGAGCGAGCTGTGACGCTTTCAACATCGAAGAACCGGCTCGGGAACATGAACGTCCTCTATCGCGATACAGAAGACGAGAACTGGACTCCGGTCCATGCTCTGTTCCAGATTCAACAACGTACTGACCGCAAGCCTCTTGCCGATATCACTGAGCAAGGTGTCCTTCGCGACCTCATGAATGTGGCGCGCGCTAACTACGCTGATATCGGACTGGGACGACTTGAGCAAGCCGGCCGGCCCCGCGCATCTGCACCGCCCATCGAGGTTTCATGCACCGGCCGCGGCTCGGTTGCGGAGCGTGAGAAcatcctcttcaaccctCAGGTACGCAAGGCATTGTACGGACCCACCCCCGTCGAAGAGAAGGCGCTCGTCACCGAAAAGATCCCAATCGAGCGATACCCGCCTCCTGCACTCCTGCCGGCGCCAGACAAGGAGAAGACCCGGTTTACCAACATTGCGGTCCCCTCGATGCGCCGCTTCATTACGGATTCGGGCAAGCTTGCCAAGCTCGACGAGCTCCTGCGGCAGCTGAAGGAGGGCGGTCATCGTGTGCTGCTGTACTTCCAGATGACGCGCATGATCGATCTGATGGAAGAGTATTTGACCTACTGCAACTACAAGTACTGCCGCCTCGATGGTTCAACCAAGCTGGAAGACAGAAGAGATACCGTGTCGGACTTCCAAACCCGGCCCGagatcttcatcttcttgctCTCTACCCGTGCTGGTGGTCTTGGTATCAATCTGACCACGGCCGATACTGTCATCTTCTACGACTCTGACTGGAACCCGACCATTGATTCACAGGCCATGGATCGTGCCCATCGTCTTGGTCAGACGAAGCAGGTCACCGTCTATCGTCTCATTACGCGCGGCACCATCGAGGAGCGCATCCGCAAGCGTGCCATGCAGAAGGAAGAGGTGCAGCGCGTCGTCATCACGGGCGGCTCGTCGGCGGGTGGCGCCGGTGTCGACTTCTCTGGACGTAGGGCGCCCGAGAACCGGAACCGCGACATTGCCATGTGGCTTGCGGATGATGAACAGGCCGAGATGATTGAACGCCGCGAGAAGGAATTGCTCGAGAGCGGGGAGTACGACAAGATTCAAAAGAAGCGTGGTGGCAAGCGGAAGCGGGCGGATGCTCCAACCAGCCTGGATGAGATGTATCACGAAGGTGAGTCCATGTTCTCTTTGCCGTTTCTACAGGCCCATGAACTGACCAATATCTACTCTACAGGCGAGGGCCATTTTGATGACAACAAGGGTTCCGGCACAGCCACACCAAACGCCGCCGGAGCCGACGCCGCCGATGTCCGCCCTGGAAAACGCACCAAGCGTGCTCCCACCGGCAAGAAAGCCAAGACAACAAAACAACGGTTGGCGATTGCTGATGGCGAGATCGATATTTGATCACCTACTCTTTCACCTGCAGGACAATATGGTAGCAATAAGCCTGTACCAAGACCAAGCCGCCGTCTACGCACCCCGCCGGTATAgattttcttcttttctttttcttcttcttttgcaCACAGCATACGTGGTTGTTGGGTGTATGTAGCCCAGTTCATTAAAGAGCACTGGTAGACACAAAAACGGGAATGGTACTTGGGGCTGGGGAGAGGAGTTCAGGTCAGCTCAAGGGGCAGCAAGCGGATAACAAATGAGGAATGGGTGGAAGGGTCAACTAAAGATGTTCTTGTTGTATTTCTGTAGAATAATTACTTTTGTTTCATGTTGTGTCTTGTTCTTGTGGATGCCgctgtggtggttttgtGTAGGATGAGATGTTGTGTCTGATGAAGGGAATTGTGTGTGGGCAATGGAACAAAAGTGGAGAGATGGGGGAGTTTGTCGGCTTGTTGGGGTGGTAgatggtgggaggtggtcaTTTTTGAGACTTCAAGACTTCAAGACaacgatgaagatgaagttgATATTTCCGATCTTTTTCCCTCTATGTTGTGACTATGACTCCCACCCTCTACCGTTTGTCTTTACATCTATCACCCCTCGGCACCGCTTCTCCTCTGGCACCCCATTCAGTCAGTCCATGACCCGGTAATCTCTCGGATCCAAACCCCGACCTTTTCCGCTACGGTCTCGCTGTGATCTGGTTTCATCCCTCTGTCAGCgtacaacccccccccccccctcttcttccccatccGTTTTCGCAACTTACGTATACAAAAAGCATGCGGCACTCCCTCTTCACAAATCGTTGCCTTCGTCCTCCCGTTCTGGTCCTTTTCCCTCCGCTCAATGAACGCGTCCCTCACCTCGTCGGCGACCCAGTGGTCTTTTTTTGCAAAATAGAAATAAAATTTCTCTCCGTTGTGCTCTGTGTCGTCGGCCAAGTGCCAGAGGTCGGAAGACCACTTCTcttcggtgatggtggacatCTCGTCTTTGCCCATGTGGATCGCCTGCCATATCCCGTCTTGGCTCTGCAGGAagctgagggtggtggatagAGCGTGGGGGGGCTGTTTCATTattttggagaggatgagggaaacaatgggggtggggagacagttgatgatggattTGGCGAGGATGTGGGTGTAGGAGTTCAagaggggttgggaggcgATGAAGGAGAGTTTTTGGCCGGAGGGGGAGCGGGCGAtgtgggttagggttgggaagaggaggatcgCTGAAGTaaggttgaggaaggcggataagggggtgaggtggtggcggtggaagATTTCGGTTGCTATGTAGGCCCCTACTGAGTGGCCTATTAGGATGcaggaggtgaagggggtgggggtgttgagggaaaCAAGGGTGGAGGTTAGGGAGATGATTTGGTCTTCGAGGGTgaagggttgggttgggaggttggatggggggagggtggttccaaaggggggggagtggtCGTGGTCGGAGAAGCCGAGGAGGTTGCGGGTGTAGATGTGGTAGGCGGCCTTGTTGGACGACTCAAGCGtgtcgaggaggtggcggaggtgggtgaggaagggCGTGTAGTAGCTTGCTAGGCCTGGGTTGCCGGTTATGAAGAAAACCAAGCATTGTTTCCGGGAGGGGTTGTTccggttgggggagggaaatTCCAGGTAGGGAATTGCATCTTGTTTtattgttgtggtggttgacatggcgggtgatggttgttgtGTGTTGTGCTTttcggggttggggttggtgatgcgATGTTGATGTGGTGCTGGTGTTCTGCCGAGGTTTTGTTGGTGGGGGTAGGTGAGTGGGGGTCAACAGCCCTTTAGTTTGTGAAACCCTAACCCGAGCTTGTTAAAGTGCACTACCGAGTACAACATCAAGGTCGCCGGACATTCTGTTGAAAGCCACCTGTTGAATGTGTATTGCGGAATTTAAAGAATTAAAAGCGCTAGCTATGTACAGGAAGAAGATGCCACGGACCCTGCCCGGCTCTGGACACACTGGTTCAACCAGACTGGTAGAACCCTCACCCTTGGCTTGGGATACCCATGATACATGTCGATATGCCTCAGTAGTCCGTAGTCTTATATCCTGAAAGTCTATAATTTCCCAGTCCAGCACAACCTTGCTCCTAAATACCATGATTTTCCCATGCCATTTTTGACTTTTCCATATTTTCTTGTGCTCACAGGATGCGATTGCATTCCTCCTGAGTCTTCAAGTGGCAGTAAGGGCTGAAGgtctggttgctgttgggcatctggggaggggagaagaaaggaggcCAAAAATAGTTCGGAGGAAGTATGTCATTGATAGCCTGTCTGGCGGCCACGGTAGTTGGTGTGACAGACTTGACGAGAGTGGCGAGGGTCTTTTCGATGATTTCGACAGCCTGTGGAATATCAGAACCTGTTGGCGTAATAGTGGAAATGGGATTTCCTTACCAGCTCTTCGTCAATCTTCACCTGCTGAGTAACAGCAGCCTGAGGTAGTGCATTGTCAACAATGAGTGGGACCGGAGCCTAGTGTAACGGTTAGTGATGAATTGTGGATGAAACATGGTTTAGCGCCTGAAATAAGGACTTACTGCGGCTGGAGCAGGCTTGGGGATAGCAGCACCAAAGACAGCAGCAGACTGGCTGAGGAGAGCGACGGTTGGGATGAGGGAGTGCAtggccggtggtgatgtgcTGTTGAGGCGATCTTGCGGCGGTGATAGAGTCTTGGAGAGAGACTTAAGTAGTGTTCTTTGCTGATGCGAGATGACTGAAGAGACTGTTTGATGCCGATGCTAATCGTCTTGGATTTGGGGCATGGATTCATGATCTTTTGTAGGCATTGCCACCCCATCAAGTCAGTACAGTCCCCGTAGGGCTGACCACGATACAG encodes the following:
- the INO80 gene encoding putative DNA helicase ino80 (EggNog:ENOG503NVFX; COG:L), producing the protein MDGRDHFSTVLQRPPHFDEDGSNGNGGGSANEDRGPRGGLRDILNPVSSASQPASALGPPGTPGAPTPPRPHSSFSLRSPTQGDYHTPNPYSTSPGNHPSGSRSILSNPVAGASISAASFPPPPPPPPPPLSASLQAPPAIASPLTTQQHPPPVSPLHAPHVYYSSEIRDRDRDRGRDRDNRDPVLEKSAGSSFYDPTADSTKKERERRVSDTGSSSWRNATQSSTPKARDSYNYSQSSDYYTANNIATSSASNHQGGIINGASYASHATSSLSRSPVSQYHPAPTAGSISPSAPASARLGAISSPSLRHSQMPPSTINGTTPTALPVLARSGSPTPSSSKGQGVSGTPSRAAGVMSFSNILSEPVSRPRATSPSTTDDTPIQVERTGTVDKADREKKPRKTIKSRVSEMKGVESTPKASRKTASKPETPASGPRLPAKRSANGLTKQKSFSADKERKIQEEMQQLDSWDPPEHKWEDEFEEYQRRSKRRRLELAQLDLSHKQARRDDLAQSQGFKLKLHADLGKRRFDDLHYDEALQEVRQREVQLEKERKKDMQRKRRREKSMALTLELKNSALKRATIAQSEAERLRYMKEAERAEKKVQQTKYILQNGLKGPPRSSSALEPNLEGGTMATFQAENMEPGKAKGKGRAGGRLKKSKEQKQAEKDSAEAAQAALDAGKELPTKEETSKIRLKITKQPVTDSEKDKETKEPKDSKKEKVVEEPKDPLEMRFQSKGFNQIYDQIWRDLARKDVNKVYRLATDSYSTKASNLKKTAILASKEAKRWQLRTNKGTKDLQARAKRVMRDMMGFWKRNEREERDLRKAAEKQELENAKKEEADREAARQKRKLNFLISQTEIYSHFIGKKIKTNEVERSTDRPEIADADQNQIPETSLDIEEPTGPVGSKVTNFENLDFDEADESTLKAAAMANAQNAIEEAQKKARDFNKDANLDEDGEMNFQNPTGMGDVEIDQPKLLNCQLKEYQLKGLNWLVNLYEQGINGILADEMGLGKTVQSISVMAYLAEKYDIWGPFLVVAPASTLHNWQQEITKFVPEFKVLPYWGTAADRKVLRKFWDRKHTTYKKDAAFHVMITSYQLVVSDVAYFQKMKWQYMILDEAQAIKSSSSSRWKCLLSFHCRNRLLLTGTPIQNNMQELWALLHFIMPSLFDSHDEFSEWFSKDIESHAQSNTKLNQDQLKRLHMILKPFMLRRVKKHVQKELGDKIELDVFCDLTYRQRALYSSLRNQISILDLIEKATMGDDDSSSLMNLVMQFRKVCNHPDLFERADTKSPFSFGYFAETASFVREGTNVSVGYSVRSLIDYDLPRLVWQEGGRLDKPGPDNAVAGFRRKYTGELLNIWTPENIRDSVSNADHFSWLRFADASPQEAYQASHRGLFERAVTLSTSKNRLGNMNVLYRDTEDENWTPVHALFQIQQRTDRKPLADITEQGVLRDLMNVARANYADIGLGRLEQAGRPRASAPPIEVSCTGRGSVAERENILFNPQVRKALYGPTPVEEKALVTEKIPIERYPPPALLPAPDKEKTRFTNIAVPSMRRFITDSGKLAKLDELLRQLKEGGHRVLLYFQMTRMIDLMEEYLTYCNYKYCRLDGSTKLEDRRDTVSDFQTRPEIFIFLLSTRAGGLGINLTTADTVIFYDSDWNPTIDSQAMDRAHRLGQTKQVTVYRLITRGTIEERIRKRAMQKEEVQRVVITGGSSAGGAGVDFSGRRAPENRNRDIAMWLADDEQAEMIERREKELLESGEYDKIQKKRGGKRKRADAPTSLDEMYHEGEGHFDDNKGSGTATPNAAGADAADVRPGKRTKRAPTGKKAKTTKQRLAIADGEIDI
- a CDS encoding uncharacterized protein (COG:S; EggNog:ENOG503P2NS), translated to MSTTTTIKQDAIPYLEFPSPNRNNPSRKQCLVFFITGNPGLASYYTPFLTHLRHLLDTLESSNKAAYHIYTRNLLGFSDHDHSPPFGTTLPPSNLPTQPFTLEDQIISLTSTLVSLNTPTPFTSCILIGHSVGAYIATEIFHRHHLTPLSAFLNLTSAILLFPTLTHIARSPSGQKLSFIASQPLLNSYTHILAKSIINCLPTPIVSLILSKIMKQPPHALSTTLSFLQSQDGIWQAIHMGKDEMSTITEEKWSSDLWHLADDTEHNGEKFYFYFAKKDHWVADEVRDAFIERREKDQNGRTKATICEEGVPHAFCIHHSETVAEKVGVWIREITGSWTD